The Odocoileus virginianus isolate 20LAN1187 ecotype Illinois chromosome 24, Ovbor_1.2, whole genome shotgun sequence nucleotide sequence GGAGTTTGCCTTTGCTGCAGACCCCGCTCCTTATCACGGTGGGCTGGCTGCCTGAGCAGAGGAAGAGGCTGGGCATGGGGGCTGTCAGAAAACAGGGGCGGGGAAAAACCCCAGAATGCGAAGCCAAACTCAAACTATATTCTAATCAGTTTTTTGgatcaaaaaattcaaaatagagaAAACCACAAAGTACAAAAGCTTTTCTGATGCTTTTCATTATCACAGAACACGCCACCTGTAATGTGTGCAAAGAGGAAATGAGGGGCTGAGGGAGAGGAAGTCAAACTGGGGAAGGCTGGATGGCTGcttcacttcttcttcttcttatccTAGAAATGGAGGAAAACGGCCTAATTAACTTCTGGTGTTGACAGTTAAGCTAAAACTCTTGAGTGAGCCAACAGCTGACTGACTTTGATTAGGTAAAGTAAGACGGAAAGAGAGAAGCTACTTTAGTGTAGGAGGAGCTAAACCTTAACAGTCTCCTGCTGGCGGTCCCCCAAATTGCCAGACTTGACAAGAATAAAGGCTACACACTTGCTCCTGCTTCTACCCCATGTGAAGCTAGGTGTGCTGCCTGACCTCCTGGCAGCTCAGATCCCAACCACCAAAAGCTGCAGACTggcagtctatcctaaaagaacTGAGAGGCCAAGACCAACTTTCCATTAGGCCTGAGACGGAAACATAAATCCTGGGCATAAGCCAACATTCAAAATGATCCAGTCCAGCCAAACTCTTCACTGCACTGGGGTGGAGGCCCAGTGTATAATTACATGATAAAAAGGCGAGTTGTTTGGACTGAAACTAGGAGACCTGCTTCGTGCTCAGTCCATTCGTGGCACAGACGAGACAGAAGACCACAAATCCCATCCAGTTACGAGCATCTACCACTACTGCACTGTCACTTGTTCCATTTTAAGTTCTGTAAAGAAAGGCTTGTGCTTTCAGCTGTTCCCCTACTACTGGAGTGGACAATGTTTGCCCCTCACTAACCCTACATACAATTCctctcttgggaaaaaaaaaaaattagaccaacaaatggataaaactggcctatttctgaaataaagataaaaaaaagctGGCTGTCAATATTATCCAAATCCTCTAGGATATGTCTTTTTGAGTCAAAGCTATCTTTGCAGCCTTTAAATTCTTCATATATAGTAACTGTTTCTTGCTGCCAATGAAGCTCTTTTCCTTCTGATACTAATCTTGGGgagacattttctaaaaaaaaaaaaaaaaaacagaattgtcTTTACTTGTTCCTTTTTATCCAACAGCTAACGACTTCTAGTTTAACTCATATTCAGCAGCTGCCTTACAAGTACCCTGGACCCACAAATAGTGTGAGCACGTTCTCAGGTTTGAAGGACACATGGATGTTGAGCTCAGGAGCCAGTCCTTCCTCTTCGGGTGGTGCTAACCTTCTCACTCATAGCCAGGATCATCATGAGCTTTCTGAAGAGAGTTACGAAATCTAAGAAGAGGTCAACGCAGTGCCTGAAAGAGAAGAACCAGGTTACAAACTGCACGTCCCACTTGTCTTTATCCACAAGCCCACAAAGGTACAGGACATAAAAACCTCACCCCAACCCCAAGAGTCAACCTCACCAGCACCCTACCACCAACTAAGTAAAACTCTATTGTCTGAGACCCACTTTAACTCCGTGAAGCCATGgagcacagaaaaaagaaaacttagactGAAGAGGTTTAAGTCTGAACCCTGAACCACCTAGAGACTATGAGaggattacatttaaaaaaaaaattatatacatatcttCTTCTCATTGTTAATGGTTTAAAGACTACAACAGTATAAAGAGTAAAACATGGAAGATTCCTCTCCCTCTCGTCTGCCTAGGGGTAACCACTATTCAAAGTAAGGATAATTAAATACCTATCAATAgtccaacttttaaaaatctgatgtCTTTCAGGAACTGAGAAAGACAATGCTTTCTGATGCATAATTCCAAAACCCTGGATGTTCCATCATGTATACCCTTGTAGGTTGGCCGCATAAGTAAGCCAGTGCGACCCAGTAAACTCTTATTCCTACCAATGTGCCAAGAAAGGTGAGTCAGACAAAAGATCATCCCAGAGATTCAGAAAAGAGCCGTTGAAGAGCAGCCGCCTCCTCCGTACTTATTAAAGACTATTTTCACACTCACCAGATATAATCTTTATCTCCATTTTCAGCCTTTTCAATAATGAGTTGAGTATCAAAAAGGACAAAGCCACACATGACCACCAGCCCCAAATACAGGTTTGCCTGGCAAAAGAAGAATGAGACATTACCATGTGGTAGACATTGCAGAGAAAAACAGTCATACCTCTCTCTGGTCCTTGGTCACTTCAAAGTACATCAAACACTAACCCTACAGACATCAACATTCATGGAAACTGAAGCCCACAACGAAGACCGTATTACCTTCCCAAGCACAattctgcactttttttttttttttaggtcactGGAAGAGCTTCAACCATTTTAACAAGAAGCCACTGCTGgactggttttagaaaaatgaCTTCTGAGCAAACCATCATCTCCATTGCAATGCCCAACCCCTGTTCAGTCTGTACTTTGACCTGCGGCAGAAGGCTCCACTCTGGGAGGGTGAGTGGGGAGGCTTCAAGAGCACTGCTCCATGAAGACAGAGTTTTGGGGATTCCTAGTCTATCCTGGTTTTAGGGGAttaagcaagagaaagaaacacaaggTAAATGGGAACTGGAAAGTTATATGCAAATCTTACCTGGAAAAGCCAAACAGATCCGAAGAAAAGGTTCCCCAGGGAAGACAAGAGCATCAGGCTCATGGCCGACATCAAGATACCTGGAATGGAAGACAAAAAGCCACCTTGAGAAAAGCTAACACAAAGTTCAGCAATCTCATTAAAGCCATTCTTTACtttccccccaaaaataaaggctTTCATTTTCAACCCAACAGTTACAAGTTGGAGGGAGGCAAAGGGCCCCAGGAGAATTTTGGCTAAAGCAGAAACCCTCTTCCTGTTTTCCAGCCCATACATACCTCCTAGAAAGAGGTAGCTACGGCGCCTGGCATAGAGTGCACTCAGGGTAAAGCAGGTGAAGATCATTGCTGTGCCCATGAAGGCAGTGGGAAGGATGCTGTTAAAGGAAAAGACCATTATATCAAGGGCTACAGGTATATAACCTTTGTTTAGAAGGTATCTTCATTAAGGTAGAAAGACCTAAGACACTACTAACATAGTTACCTGGGGTTGATGGCAATGCACAAGTCCAGAGCAGGGCCCAGGCCAACTCCTAGAAAACAAAAAGCCCCAGAACACAGCATAAACACcaattcttgaagaattttaatagcATGGGTACACCTACAGTcctaaaaaacaaacatgtgGACTAAGATAATTCAGTTTCCCTCCCTTCCATCCTCAACCGTTTTCCAGAGAACGTATACCTTGACTGAGCTATTTATGGACAGAGCTGCAATACCAAGTCCTTGGATGAAAATCATGGATAAGCCAGGAAGAACAGAGATTAGGAAAAATGAAGCAGGCATTTCAAACATTGTCAAGTCAAACTGTAAGGCTGAAAAACTCTGAAGAGCAGTGATGTGAGACTGTAATGTGGGCCAGATCGGGAATCAGAATAGAAGAAAAGGATAATGAGCAAAGTGGTGAAAAGTGGCCAACAACCTGTAGTCATGCAGACTGACTGCCTGTGTAGCAGAAAAGGCCATACCGGTTAGGCCAGACTGGTTCTGCAGGTGGACACTTGCCAACAGGAGGGAAATGTGTCCCAGCTCCAACACTTCCTCTGCTCTGGCCATGCCCTCTCCTTCTGCTCATCCCACCTCTTTAACACTTTCAAAACCAGCTTTTCCTGATCTAAAAATCTGATCTCTAAATCCCTTCCTTTCTACAATTTCTTCAACACTGTATAGATTAGACACACTCAGAACAAGTTGTATTAACTCAAATGTTGCTCTGCGAGTATTTTTACTGTGTAGCTTGAACTGTTTTCCTTAATGATTGTTCTAGAAGAGCTGTGCTTGTACTTTTTTTGAGAATCAGCAAAGTGCCCTGTAGGATGAATCTCGATGTATGGCTTTAATGAACTGTCTGCAAGATTCAGAACAGATGCGCCTACGAAAGTTGTCAGCATTGAGTCCTTAATTAAGTCAGATTCTCAGGCCGCTGTTTAGTCCCATGTCCGCTGTTAACAAGCTATGCTACCTAAGCTCTTAAACTTCATTCATTCAAGCACATAAATGCTTATTTTTGGATACAAAAGTAGAAATCACAGTCACGAGCCACAAACAGCTTACCCGCTAGATGGGGGAGCAAGATGAACTTATATGAAATAAGAAAGTAATACAAGGCACACTCAAATACAAGATAGAATAATACAGTATGCCAGTTGGGGTGCATCAGAATACATATGTATCGCGGGCCTTGGTCTAAAGAGATACTAAAATACAGTGTCCCTCCCTCAAAATCAGAGCCATCCCACACATACCTGTAAGGAAAGCAAATCCAGCCAGAAGTCCCAGTCTTTTTTGCTCAGTTTCATGGCTGTGAGGTGTTGCCATCAGCCAAATCATCAACCCCAAAGAGCCCAAGGCAGACAGCAGGCCAGCCTGTCAGATCCAGAGTCAATAATTAGATACTTGAAAGTATCAAATTTATCTTGCAGGAGACTTTATTGGGTTAAAACATTCACCTGAACTTCCTAATATTTGATCCTAACCTGGAGGCAGTGGAAAAGGcagtgaaggcagaggagaaaaaccAAAAGCCTTGTGGGACAGGGTTAGGACCATGATGGATGCTGGAGGCAGTCCATCAACTATAACTACCCAAGTCAAATTATGAGTCTTGcccaagaaatagaaaagatgaatCAAAATGACAAGTGCTTAAAGAACATTCCAATCTGCAGAATAAGTAGGAATGACCTCTTTTTGATCcctttaaaacatacacacacaaatatacttaaagtgagagagaaagaagaactgAACGACTGTGTACCCCCCAAAACTCATGTTTAAATCCCAATCCCCAACGTAATGATATTTGGAGGTGGAGTCTTCAGAAAGTGATTAGGTCGTAAGTGTGGAGCTTTTGTGAAGGGAGATTAATGATCTTATAAAAGATTCCAGAGAGCTCCTTTGCCCCTTCTACTATGTGGGGACACAAAAGGTGGCCGTTTACACAGGAAGCAAGCCCTCACCACACAACAAATCTGCTAGTGCTTTGATCATGGAATTACCAAACTgtgagaaatgtttctttttaagccacccaatttatggtattctgttatagcagcctgaaagAACTGAGACAGAATAAGAACCAATATGTTAAGAATTATTTTAGGGTGATGGGATTACAGGGTTTTATATTTCCTTCTTATAACGAATCTGTTTTCTAAATTCTCTATGGTGAACATGCATtagtttaagagaaaaaaaatttttttaaagcaaatgggAAAAGTAACAGGcaatagagacagagaaaaatcattaaagatgTATGCAGACACCGAagttccttccttcttttaaagGTAGAGTCGATCCTCAGTGTTCACAGTAGTTACGTTCTACACAGTCACTGTGAGCAATGAATCAGTGATACCCAACAAATGCTCCTGGAGGAAATAAAGGTTTAAGTTCTTTAGAGCATCTTGTCAACGTTTTTATCAACTGgtctaaataaaatacaaaacctTACTGAATGTGTTTTTTGGTTAAAGACACTTGGGTATGTAGTAGTGACTCTTTTGCACAGAACTTGTGCTTAGCGGCACTATAATTCATGCATGAATAAAGCTTATCTAACACACGTATTTTCTCTAGAAGGCACATCACAGTATCGCATTGAGCAATACCAGACATTATGCCTGGGGCCATTATAAACATCAAAATCACCacgaaaaatgataaaaatgcaaaaaatgtgGCACTAAATAGACTATGAAAAGGACACTTGTTGACAGTATGAGAGCTTGAAAGAAGGCAGTGTTGCTTTGTTCAACCTCAGCTAGAACATGGTGCAGTGGACAACTCGAATTTTTTGCCACTCTGTGTACGGCTGTAAAAGTCCACAAAAGCACCACAAGGGTTGATTTTAGAGTTACAAATGAATCTTGGCAAGTAGGTGAATTCACAAATATGGAATCCACAAATAAAGAGGATGACTGTGTTTCACTTAAAAAAACCAACACGACTAGAAACCAAAAGGGCTACTGTAGCCTAAAAGGTACAATGTTTTGGTCTAAACTCGAAGGATTAAAGCTCTATTTTTGAGTGTCCAAAGTAATTTTTCACACAGCTTCTGCCAGGAGATGCCTGAGCACAGGGGTGTCTGAGCATGCCACTTCCCAGCTGTGGCAAATGCCAACACAAGTACATCTTCATATTTACACTAAAAAGGACAACTCCAAAAGGGACCAGTCTTTGTTAGTGAGCCTCAAACTTCCTGGTTATTCCTCAACTGTTCCTCTTATTGCTGCTAGCCAAACTCAAACTCTCCCTCAACAGAGGAAAATGAATGTTGTATCATAGAATAAAATGGACCAAGTCCTTAAAGGTCTCAACCCTGTCTCTCCTGGAAATTAAACATACAATCAGCGTTTTGTATCCAAGTACTCCAGTCATTCAGGCAAAAAGAGGAAGAATGGAAGAACAGATAGAAAGGTTACTGTGCAAAGTCACCCCAGCATGCACGTCAAGTCTCTACTCAGTGGGTGGGGGCCTCCTACGTCAGCAGCTCAGCCTTCAGTGTCAGGGTCAAGACATCCTGTTTTCAGTATCTAGGGAGGGCATAACTGCCAGAAAAAGTAAATGGCTCTGCTTGTCCTGATTTGTGACTGGTTTTggctgggctttcctgatagctcagttagtaagacccctgttcgattccttgactgggaagatccgctggagaagggataggccacccactccagtattcttgggcttcccttgtggctcagctggtaaagactccacctgcaatacgggagacctgggttcgatccctgggttgggaagatcccctgcagaagggaaaggctacccactccagtattctggcctggagaattccatggactatctagtccatggagtctacaaagtgtcggacatgaccgagtgattttcactttcacttgtctgGGTGC carries:
- the TMBIM6 gene encoding bax inhibitor 1, with translation MNIFDRKINFDALFKFSHITPSTQQHLKKVYASFALCMFVAAAGAYVHVVTHFIQAGLLSALGSLGLMIWLMATPHSHETEQKRLGLLAGFAFLTGVGLGPALDLCIAINPSILPTAFMGTAMIFTCFTLSALYARRRSYLFLGGILMSAMSLMLLSSLGNLFFGSVWLFQANLYLGLVVMCGFVLFDTQLIIEKAENGDKDYIWHCVDLFLDFVTLFRKLMMILAMSEKDKKKKK